The bacterium region CCTGCTCTTGCAACAACTATAATAGGAAGCTTCATATCTCTGGCAAGATCAGAAATCATATAATTGGATGTTATTGGTACAAGAAATCCGCCACATCCTTCAACGATTAAAAAATCGTATTTATCTGTAAGGTTTCTAAAAGAGGTAAGTATTTTTTTCTTGTATATTTTCTTTCCTTCAAGCTTTGCAGCAACATACGGAGCTAAAGGATGTTGCAATATATAAGGATTGATATGGCTGTAAGTGTCTTGAATTTTACTCATTCTGATCAGATATTCAGTATCCTTACCAACAAGTTTGCCTTTTTTATATTTCCCTCCTGTTTCAACAGGCTTCATAACACCCACATTTATCCTCATGTTACGAAGTAGTCGAGCCAATCCTCCAGCTATAACAGTTTTGCCAACTTCAGTATCAGTACCTGTAATAAAAACGCCTTTTCGCATGTTTTTCATTTCAACCTGCCTATTTTTGACCTTGTGCAATCAGTATGTCGTAAGTTGCAAAAATCTTATTATTCCTGGAATATTTTTTCGTATACACTTCTTTCATTTTGTTCATTAGTCTTCTATTGCCCAATCCATCTCTTGAGCTATACAGATGATTGTGAGATCCTATAGACCTAAGATAGGTCAACAAATTCATAACATTATCATAATATATCCTCTGCGTAATTCCTCCTACATTAACACATCTAAATCTATTAAGAAGACCAACAAGTTTTCCTTCATCAACAAAGCTCAGGCAATGAGAACTTGGATGTTGTGTACCTATAATATTATGCGCCTCTATAAAGGAACTACCAAGTTCGCACAATGTCTCTCCTCCAAACATTGAAAAAAGGAATTTCCCTTCTGGTTTTATAACTCTATATAATTCACTTATCCCTCTGGAATAGTTTTCCATCCACTGATATACAGAATTTGAAATTAGTATATCAAACATATCATTCTTATACGGTAAAAATTCAGCATCTGCCTGCACGAAACTAGTTCTATTAATATGCTTTTTTGCTGAGGATATTTTGACCATTCCAAAGGCAAGGTCAACAGCATATATTTTTGCGTTTGGAAACGTATACTGAAGCTTATCGATAAGATAACCAGTTCCTGTTCCTACGTCCAGTATTCTCAAGACACATTTAGACTTATCCAGCATTGAGACCAGTATATCTGCGATCTTAAACTGCAGTTCAGCAATATTATTATACGTTGAAGCACTTTTCGAAAATGAGGACTTCGTCCACTGTTTAAAGTTCATAATCTCTCAAAAATCCATCCAATAAATTATTAAACTCCTCATGTTTTGTTACAAATGGAACATGCCCTGCACTCTCAAACGCATAAAGAACAGAATTTTTTATTTTGCTATGCATGTAATCTGCACAGGCATAAGGACATATCATATCCCCTTTCCCATGAATTAGGAGAGTAGGAACTTTTATAGAGTGTAATTTATCTCTCAGGTCACAATTTCTAAGTAATAGTAGGTTCTGTAACATTGTATTTTTGTTACATAGATTTGATGACTCCTTTATTAAATCCAAATCTTCTTTTTTAAAATCTGCATTCTTCAAAATAAGACTTGCAAAATTGCTTAACATTCTCACAGGTGATTTCCTGAACTTATTGATAAAGCTTTGCATGACAATGTGTGATATACCCGCATCATAATCCTCCGAAGCAACAAATTTTGCAGGAGTGCTCACAAGAACAAGTTTTTTCACATACTCAGGGTATTGAAATGCAAAATTAATAGCAATCATGCCACCCATTGACCAGCCTACAAGGTTAATGTTCTTTAATTTTAATTTTTTTATAACTCCAAGCAAATGTTCTGTATGTGCTCTCATACAGCCTCCTTTGAGAGATACAGCAAGAGTCCTATAATTTTGCCTGAAATATTTGAGTTGATAATTCCAAATAGTTTTAGAAGTTCCCCAGCCAGGAATAAATAAAAGAGGAGGGCATAAATTAGTCATCTGTATTCAATTATATCTTCTCTAAAATAAAGATGTCGCAGACAAAACTTAATAAAATTCTATCTGCGACACACAAAACAAAAGACAGGTAATTATTTTTTACCCATTATCCGATACATACCTGTACCGCAGCACGGACAAACGCCTTTCATTGCTTTTCTGCCATTCTTCATTGTAACTTCCTTGGCATCTTTCATTTCTTTCTTAGCCTTGCACTTCACACAATAAGCTTCCATGATACATCTCCTTATGGTTTTTAAAACAACATTGGTCTAAGTTTATCATCCCATTACCAAAAGTCAATCTAATTATATCTGGAGTTTGGAAATGGTAAGATACATCCTTACCCCCTAGGTGGAGGATACAAGGGACCCCATCCCGACAGCTTTCGGGATGGGGTCAGGAAAATATTAATAGTATCTGCGAAAATATTTAAGGAGATAAGGAAAGAAGCATCATGTTTCAAACGATGGTTTGCAGGACTGGTTCCAAGAGAACGAAAGCCAAGAAAGAAACAGATAGATGAGAAGACTATCGCTATCCAAACTAATGAAACCGCATATTACGAGCAATACGCGCCGGTTACTGTTTG contains the following coding sequences:
- a CDS encoding alpha/beta hydrolase, with amino-acid sequence MTNLCPPLLFIPGWGTSKTIWNYQLKYFRQNYRTLAVSLKGGCMRAHTEHLLGVIKKLKLKNINLVGWSMGGMIAINFAFQYPEYVKKLVLVSTPAKFVASEDYDAGISHIVMQSFINKFRKSPVRMLSNFASLILKNADFKKEDLDLIKESSNLCNKNTMLQNLLLLRNCDLRDKLHSIKVPTLLIHGKGDMICPYACADYMHSKIKNSVLYAFESAGHVPFVTKHEEFNNLLDGFLRDYEL
- a CDS encoding methyltransferase domain-containing protein, with the translated sequence MNFKQWTKSSFSKSASTYNNIAELQFKIADILVSMLDKSKCVLRILDVGTGTGYLIDKLQYTFPNAKIYAVDLAFGMVKISSAKKHINRTSFVQADAEFLPYKNDMFDILISNSVYQWMENYSRGISELYRVIKPEGKFLFSMFGGETLCELGSSFIEAHNIIGTQHPSSHCLSFVDEGKLVGLLNRFRCVNVGGITQRIYYDNVMNLLTYLRSIGSHNHLYSSRDGLGNRRLMNKMKEVYTKKYSRNNKIFATYDILIAQGQK
- a CDS encoding DUF5679 domain-containing protein, translated to MEAYCVKCKAKKEMKDAKEVTMKNGRKAMKGVCPCCGTGMYRIMGKK
- the bioD gene encoding dethiobiotin synthase, yielding MKNMRKGVFITGTDTEVGKTVIAGGLARLLRNMRINVGVMKPVETGGKYKKGKLVGKDTEYLIRMSKIQDTYSHINPYILQHPLAPYVAAKLEGKKIYKKKILTSFRNLTDKYDFLIVEGCGGFLVPITSNYMISDLARDMKLPIIVVARAGLGSINHTLLTLNYARRAHINVIGIIINKASRNIQMSEETNPQVIRAFGRVPILGIIPYTSGRKSMDVVVDKYVDIEKVLYNNT